One segment of Salvelinus fontinalis isolate EN_2023a chromosome 42, ASM2944872v1, whole genome shotgun sequence DNA contains the following:
- the LOC129840977 gene encoding uncharacterized protein LOC129840977 isoform X2, with the protein MAETVRSLFDYREPPTLDSDGEGTKPATTPRGRGCGRKRKGTPVKVCDRVFVTEDEEESSEHSYGPGDGKGAAENKRPTLDGPCYINDPAQICSGSSELGEEGSSGGRGAAVMYPPPPNCRIREVHCGSQVRLVVIAIRDITKGEEITVDYSLTEWGDNTMGFRGTVSSGRYECISDPENNSIKKEEEPGPVPSSLSAQDYLTPSWPLSPSSSPLSHSNASDSDPQNEEGEDGGQRQTPRRRKRRRTTTPSKKRTTPHRTSPGRPALSSSYRPLTFSPPPSSSTSSRPSLFKSPAPLGPNTTANISINIARGVGMGVPPQKLSCTYCGRHFRSLGRHLDKHHTNQPEIRAALIERFMPHLAAAHATHHTQSQQQPRSSSGAEQNSHKPPQGGATAFSLSPQHPTAQSPSSAVGGNSSPLVLTPPRGHSAVAVSVLKRSPPPAAVTPPRKAGLRKVKKEKEEEEEENDLVEVEVVKPKEEAEAAFPHVFQQTPKEMERLPKEDEHEEEEENGMMEDDSGAEEKEKELLSSGRLHMLPLLSSLSSLVLYLRRLQHSAFLSLSRQLQSAEAWRLLCHSSLALLILYNRRRECEVSKLAIAEYRSRVTPQCPVPVPPGAPPALTPLEASLSPFERLVLPHLPRVGVQGKRGRVQPLILPPHCEPCLELLLQTRQDVGVDPQNPYVFARPYHSPATPLRGTDLLRSLARSSGTRNPRALTQTRVRRQVAILTQLLLLGEGEEPGQPGGNAVERLEHFLEREYHVTQSCGGIGQDPGLMGRVGRVVLCGERDGVLFRGMSLHHICLELDVMSGNSADSYSEGDSDGEGRKEKGEVAPPSLLMVRKGRTNSRTPRARKLKVTPSSTSPLSPSLPGRRRGSGKRGVLKRPWSDAERAAVEEHLTCNIAELRVPAKADCERCLQSCPLLVTNRRDWRAIKFYCHNRIQLLKKNQRREDDGTPIMVC; encoded by the exons ATGGCGGAGACCGTACGCTCGCTCTTCGACTACCGGGAGCCACCGACCCTGGACAGCGACGGAGAGGGAACCAAACCGGCGACGACACCTCGGGG ACGCGGTTGTGGGAGGAAAAGGAAGGGAACGCCGGTGAAAGTGTGCGACCGCGTCTTTGTcacagaggatgaggaggagagctCCGAACACAGCTACGGTccag GTGATGGTAAGGGGGCTGCAGAGAACAAACGACCAACGCTGGATGGCCCATGCTACATCAATGACCCTGCTCAGATCTG CAGTGGGTCTTCAGAGCTGGGTGAGGAGGGATCCAGCGGGGGCAGGGGGGCGGCGGTGATGTACCCCCCTCCTCCAAACTGCCGCATCCGCGAGGTACACTGTGGGAGCCAGGTGCGCCTGGTCGTCATAGCGATCCGAGACATCACCAAGGGAGAGGAGATCACCGTTGACTACAGCCTGACCGAGTGGGGAGACAACACTATG GGTTTCCGTGGTACTGTCTCCTCAGGGAGATATGAGTGTATCTCTGACCCTGAGAACAACAGTATCAAAAAG gaggaaGAGCCCGGGCCcgtgccctcctctctctcagcccagGACTACCTCACCCCTTCCTGGCCcctgtccccctcttcctccccactcTCCCACTCCAACGCCAGCGACTCGGATCCCCAGAATGAGGAGGGCGAGGACGGGGGTCAGAGACAAACACCTCGCCGCCGAAAACGCCGCCGGACCACCACCCCTTCCAAAAAGAGAACCACCCCTCACCGGACATCCCCGGGCCgccctgccctctcctcttcataccgccccctcaccttctccccccctccctcctcctccacctcttctcgcCCTTCTCTGTTCAAATCCCCCGCTCCGTTGGGGCCCAACACGACGGCGAACATCAGTATTAACATCGCCAGGGGGGTCGGCATGGGCGTGCCCCCCCAGAAGCTGAGCTGCACCTACTGCGGCCGCCACTTCCGCTCACTGGGGCGCCACCTGGACAAGCACCACACCAACCAGCCTGAGATCCGCGCCGCGCTCATCGAGCGCTTTATGCCCCACCTGGCGGCCGCGCACGCCACACACCACACTCAGTCCCAGCAGCAACCTCGGTCATCATCAGGAGCGGAGCAAAACTCCCACAAGCCACCACAGGGGGGCGCCACCGCGTTCTCCCTGTCTCCTCAACATCCGACCGCCCAATCCCCTTCATCCGCCGTTGGGGGAAACTCCTCCCCCCTGGTATTGACTCCACCCAGAGGGCACAGTGCGGTGGCCGTGTCCGTTCTGAAGAGAAGCCCGCCTCCGGCGGCTGTGACCCCGCCCAGAAAGGCGGGACTGCGCAAAGTGAAGAAggaaaaagaggaggaggaagaggagaacgatcTGGTGGAAGTTGAGGTGGTGAAGCCCAAAGAAGAGGCAGAGGCGGCTTTTCCCCACGTCTTTCAGCAGACGCCCAAGGAGATGGAGCGGCTGCCGAAAGAGGACGaacatgaagaggaggaggagaacggaATGATGGAAGACGACAGTGGAgcggaggagaaggagaaggagttaTTGAG ttCGGGCCGTCTCCACATgctgcccctcctctcctccctgtcttcccTGGTTCTCTACCTCCGCAGGCTCCAGCACTCTGCCTTCCTCTCCCTGTCCCGCCAGCTCCAATCCGCCGAGGCCTGGCGCCTCCTGTGCCACTCCTCCCTCGCCCTGCTCATACTCTACAACCGTCGCCGCGAGTGCGAGGTCTCCAAACTGGCCATAGCCGAATACCGCTCCCGTGTCACCCCCCAGTGCCCCGTGCCAGTGCCCCCCGGCGCCCCGCCCGCCCTCACACCCCTGGAGGCGTCGCTTTCGCCCTTTGAGCGTCTCGTGCTTCCACATTTGCCTCGAGTAGGTGTTCAGGGCAAACGAGGAAGAGTCCAGCCTCTTATCCTGCCACCGCACTGCGAGCCGTGTCTGGAACTCCTCCTCCAGACCAGGCAAGATGTCGGCGTCGATCCCCAGAACCCGTACGTCTTCGCCCGGCCGTACCACTCCCCAGCCACCCCCCTCCGTGGCACCGACCTGCTCCGGAGCCTGGCCCGCTCCAGCGGTACCCGGAACCCCCGCGCCCTCACCCAGACCCGCGTCCGGCGCCAGGTCGCCATCTTGACGCAGCTGCTATTGCTCGGCGAGGGGGAGGAGCCAGGTCAGCCGGGTGGGAACGCCGTAGAGCGCCTGGAACACTTCCTGGAGCGCGAGTACCACGTGACGCAGAGCTGCGGCGGGATTGGCCAGGACCCGGGGCTGATGGGTAGAGTGGGGCGCGTGGTGCTGTGCGGGGAGAGAGACGGCGTGCTGTTCCGGGGGATGAGCCTCCACCACATCTGTCTGGAGCTTGACG TGATGTCAGGCAACTCGGCCGACTCGTACTCGGAGGGCGACTCTGACGGCGAGGGGCGGAAGGAGAAGGGCGAGGTGGCCCCTCCCAGCCTGCTGATGGTGAGGAAGGGCAGGACCAACAGCAGGACGCCGCGTGCCAGGAAACTCAAGGTCACGCCCTCCTCCACATCgcccctctccccctcgctccccGGCCGCAGGAGAGGCTCAG GCAAACGCGGCGTCCTCAAGCGCCCGTGGTCGGACGCAGAGCGTGCCGCTGTGGAGGAGCACCTGACCTGCAACATCGCCGAGCTGCGCGTGCCCGCCAAGGCCGACTGCGAGCGCTGCCTGCAGAGCTGCCCGCTGCTGGTCACCAACCGGCGCGACTGGCGGGCCATCAAATTCTACTGTCACAACCGCATCCAGCTGCTCAAGAAGAACCAGCGGCGCGAGGACGACGGGACGCCCATCATGGTGTGCTGA
- the LOC129840977 gene encoding uncharacterized protein LOC129840977 isoform X1 yields MAETVRSLFDYREPPTLDSDGEGTKPATTPRGRGCGRKRKGTPVKVCDRVFVTEDEEESSEHSYGPGDGKGAAENKRPTLDGPCYINDPAQICSGSSELGEEGSSGGRGAAVMYPPPPNCRIREVHCGSQVRLVVIAIRDITKGEEITVDYSLTEWGDNTMGFRGTVSSGRYECISDPENNSIKKEEEPGPVPSSLSAQDYLTPSWPLSPSSSPLSHSNASDSDPQNEEGEDGGQRQTPRRRKRRRTTTPSKKRTTPHRTSPGRPALSSSYRPLTFSPPPSSSTSSRPSLFKSPAPLGPNTTANISINIARGVGMGVPPQKLSCTYCGRHFRSLGRHLDKHHTNQPEIRAALIERFMPHLAAAHATHHTQSQQQPRSSSGAEQNSHKPPQGGATAFSLSPQHPTAQSPSSAVGGNSSPLVLTPPRGHSAVAVSVLKRSPPPAAVTPPRKAGLRKVKKEKEEEEEENDLVEVEVVKPKEEAEAAFPHVFQQTPKEMERLPKEDEHEEEEENGMMEDDSGAEEKEKELLSSGRLHMLPLLSSLSSLVLYLRRLQHSAFLSLSRQLQSAEAWRLLCHSSLALLILYNRRRECEVSKLAIAEYRSRVTPQCPVPVPPGAPPALTPLEASLSPFERLVLPHLPRVGVQGKRGRVQPLILPPHCEPCLELLLQTRQDVGVDPQNPYVFARPYHSPATPLRGTDLLRSLARSSGTRNPRALTQTRVRRQVAILTQLLLLGEGEEPGQPGGNAVERLEHFLEREYHVTQSCGGIGQDPGLMGRVGRVVLCGERDGVLFRGMSLHHICLELDVMSGNSADSYSEGDSDGEGRKEKGEVAPPSLLMVRKGRTNSRTPRARKLKVTPSSTSPLSPSLPGRRRGSGGPKSGKRGVLKRPWSDAERAAVEEHLTCNIAELRVPAKADCERCLQSCPLLVTNRRDWRAIKFYCHNRIQLLKKNQRREDDGTPIMVC; encoded by the exons ATGGCGGAGACCGTACGCTCGCTCTTCGACTACCGGGAGCCACCGACCCTGGACAGCGACGGAGAGGGAACCAAACCGGCGACGACACCTCGGGG ACGCGGTTGTGGGAGGAAAAGGAAGGGAACGCCGGTGAAAGTGTGCGACCGCGTCTTTGTcacagaggatgaggaggagagctCCGAACACAGCTACGGTccag GTGATGGTAAGGGGGCTGCAGAGAACAAACGACCAACGCTGGATGGCCCATGCTACATCAATGACCCTGCTCAGATCTG CAGTGGGTCTTCAGAGCTGGGTGAGGAGGGATCCAGCGGGGGCAGGGGGGCGGCGGTGATGTACCCCCCTCCTCCAAACTGCCGCATCCGCGAGGTACACTGTGGGAGCCAGGTGCGCCTGGTCGTCATAGCGATCCGAGACATCACCAAGGGAGAGGAGATCACCGTTGACTACAGCCTGACCGAGTGGGGAGACAACACTATG GGTTTCCGTGGTACTGTCTCCTCAGGGAGATATGAGTGTATCTCTGACCCTGAGAACAACAGTATCAAAAAG gaggaaGAGCCCGGGCCcgtgccctcctctctctcagcccagGACTACCTCACCCCTTCCTGGCCcctgtccccctcttcctccccactcTCCCACTCCAACGCCAGCGACTCGGATCCCCAGAATGAGGAGGGCGAGGACGGGGGTCAGAGACAAACACCTCGCCGCCGAAAACGCCGCCGGACCACCACCCCTTCCAAAAAGAGAACCACCCCTCACCGGACATCCCCGGGCCgccctgccctctcctcttcataccgccccctcaccttctccccccctccctcctcctccacctcttctcgcCCTTCTCTGTTCAAATCCCCCGCTCCGTTGGGGCCCAACACGACGGCGAACATCAGTATTAACATCGCCAGGGGGGTCGGCATGGGCGTGCCCCCCCAGAAGCTGAGCTGCACCTACTGCGGCCGCCACTTCCGCTCACTGGGGCGCCACCTGGACAAGCACCACACCAACCAGCCTGAGATCCGCGCCGCGCTCATCGAGCGCTTTATGCCCCACCTGGCGGCCGCGCACGCCACACACCACACTCAGTCCCAGCAGCAACCTCGGTCATCATCAGGAGCGGAGCAAAACTCCCACAAGCCACCACAGGGGGGCGCCACCGCGTTCTCCCTGTCTCCTCAACATCCGACCGCCCAATCCCCTTCATCCGCCGTTGGGGGAAACTCCTCCCCCCTGGTATTGACTCCACCCAGAGGGCACAGTGCGGTGGCCGTGTCCGTTCTGAAGAGAAGCCCGCCTCCGGCGGCTGTGACCCCGCCCAGAAAGGCGGGACTGCGCAAAGTGAAGAAggaaaaagaggaggaggaagaggagaacgatcTGGTGGAAGTTGAGGTGGTGAAGCCCAAAGAAGAGGCAGAGGCGGCTTTTCCCCACGTCTTTCAGCAGACGCCCAAGGAGATGGAGCGGCTGCCGAAAGAGGACGaacatgaagaggaggaggagaacggaATGATGGAAGACGACAGTGGAgcggaggagaaggagaaggagttaTTGAG ttCGGGCCGTCTCCACATgctgcccctcctctcctccctgtcttcccTGGTTCTCTACCTCCGCAGGCTCCAGCACTCTGCCTTCCTCTCCCTGTCCCGCCAGCTCCAATCCGCCGAGGCCTGGCGCCTCCTGTGCCACTCCTCCCTCGCCCTGCTCATACTCTACAACCGTCGCCGCGAGTGCGAGGTCTCCAAACTGGCCATAGCCGAATACCGCTCCCGTGTCACCCCCCAGTGCCCCGTGCCAGTGCCCCCCGGCGCCCCGCCCGCCCTCACACCCCTGGAGGCGTCGCTTTCGCCCTTTGAGCGTCTCGTGCTTCCACATTTGCCTCGAGTAGGTGTTCAGGGCAAACGAGGAAGAGTCCAGCCTCTTATCCTGCCACCGCACTGCGAGCCGTGTCTGGAACTCCTCCTCCAGACCAGGCAAGATGTCGGCGTCGATCCCCAGAACCCGTACGTCTTCGCCCGGCCGTACCACTCCCCAGCCACCCCCCTCCGTGGCACCGACCTGCTCCGGAGCCTGGCCCGCTCCAGCGGTACCCGGAACCCCCGCGCCCTCACCCAGACCCGCGTCCGGCGCCAGGTCGCCATCTTGACGCAGCTGCTATTGCTCGGCGAGGGGGAGGAGCCAGGTCAGCCGGGTGGGAACGCCGTAGAGCGCCTGGAACACTTCCTGGAGCGCGAGTACCACGTGACGCAGAGCTGCGGCGGGATTGGCCAGGACCCGGGGCTGATGGGTAGAGTGGGGCGCGTGGTGCTGTGCGGGGAGAGAGACGGCGTGCTGTTCCGGGGGATGAGCCTCCACCACATCTGTCTGGAGCTTGACG TGATGTCAGGCAACTCGGCCGACTCGTACTCGGAGGGCGACTCTGACGGCGAGGGGCGGAAGGAGAAGGGCGAGGTGGCCCCTCCCAGCCTGCTGATGGTGAGGAAGGGCAGGACCAACAGCAGGACGCCGCGTGCCAGGAAACTCAAGGTCACGCCCTCCTCCACATCgcccctctccccctcgctccccGGCCGCAGGAGAGGCTCAGGTGGGCCcaaatcag GCAAACGCGGCGTCCTCAAGCGCCCGTGGTCGGACGCAGAGCGTGCCGCTGTGGAGGAGCACCTGACCTGCAACATCGCCGAGCTGCGCGTGCCCGCCAAGGCCGACTGCGAGCGCTGCCTGCAGAGCTGCCCGCTGCTGGTCACCAACCGGCGCGACTGGCGGGCCATCAAATTCTACTGTCACAACCGCATCCAGCTGCTCAAGAAGAACCAGCGGCGCGAGGACGACGGGACGCCCATCATGGTGTGCTGA